A part of Leptolyngbya sp. CCY15150 genomic DNA contains:
- a CDS encoding adenylosuccinate synthase, protein MANVVVIGAQWGDEGKGKITDLLSKSADVVVRYQGGVNAGHTVVVKDQVFKLHLIPSGILYPSTDCIIGNGTVIDPAGLITELDQLEALGISTKNLMISETAHVTMPYHRMIDQASEERRGSLKIGTTKRGIGPTYADKSERMGIRMIDLINPSEMQQQIRWTVEHKNIILEKLYGLPALDPEQVIEEYAVYADRLRPHVGDSSLKIYDAVKKRRNVLFEGAQGTLLDLDHGTYPYVTSSNPVAGGACVGTGVGPTIIDRVIGVAKAYTTRVGEGPFPTELEGGIGAHLCDRGAEFGTTTGRQRRCGWFDAVIGRYAVRINGLDCLAVTKLDVLDELDEIQVCVAYDIDGQRCEHFPSSAGRFANCRPIYKTLPGWKQSTADCRSLDDLPKQALDYLKVLAELMEVPIAIVSLGASRDQTIIVEDPIHGPKRALLHSTTEGVG, encoded by the coding sequence TTGGCTAACGTCGTTGTAATCGGTGCCCAATGGGGCGATGAAGGAAAAGGCAAAATTACCGACCTGCTCAGCAAGTCGGCAGATGTGGTAGTTCGCTACCAGGGGGGCGTAAATGCAGGACATACGGTAGTCGTCAAGGATCAGGTGTTCAAGCTTCATCTGATTCCATCTGGCATCCTCTATCCTTCCACGGACTGCATTATCGGAAACGGTACGGTGATTGATCCTGCGGGACTCATTACCGAACTGGATCAGCTCGAAGCCCTAGGCATTTCCACGAAGAATTTGATGATCTCGGAGACGGCCCACGTCACCATGCCCTACCACCGCATGATTGACCAAGCCTCAGAAGAGCGGCGCGGCAGCTTGAAGATCGGCACCACCAAACGTGGGATTGGGCCGACCTACGCCGACAAGTCTGAGCGGATGGGTATCCGCATGATTGATTTGATTAACCCCAGCGAAATGCAGCAGCAGATCCGCTGGACGGTTGAGCATAAAAATATCATTCTCGAAAAGCTCTACGGACTGCCTGCCCTCGATCCCGAACAGGTGATTGAGGAATATGCTGTCTACGCCGATCGCCTGCGTCCCCACGTGGGTGACAGTTCCCTCAAAATTTACGACGCGGTGAAAAAACGCCGCAACGTTCTCTTTGAAGGAGCCCAGGGCACGCTGCTCGATCTTGACCACGGCACCTATCCCTACGTGACCTCCTCCAATCCGGTGGCGGGCGGGGCCTGCGTGGGTACGGGGGTTGGCCCCACCATTATTGACCGCGTCATTGGGGTGGCGAAAGCCTACACGACGCGGGTGGGAGAGGGGCCCTTTCCCACGGAGCTGGAGGGGGGCATTGGCGCTCATCTATGCGATCGCGGAGCAGAGTTTGGCACGACCACGGGGCGGCAGCGGCGCTGCGGCTGGTTTGATGCGGTGATTGGACGCTATGCCGTGCGCATCAACGGTCTAGATTGTTTGGCGGTGACCAAGCTGGATGTTCTGGATGAGCTAGACGAGATTCAGGTTTGTGTCGCTTACGATATTGACGGTCAGCGGTGTGAGCATTTCCCCAGCAGCGCGGGTCGCTTCGCCAACTGTCGTCCTATTTATAAGACGCTGCCAGGTTGGAAGCAATCCACAGCCGACTGTCGATCGCTAGATGATTTGCCCAAGCAAGCCCTCGACTACCTCAAGGTGTTGGCGGAGTTGATGGAAGTGCCCATTGCTATTGTGTCCTTGGGCGCTAGCCGTGATCAGACCATCATTGTGGAAGATCCAATTCATGGCCCCAAACGGGCCCTGCTCCACTCGACAACCGAGGGAGTGGGTTAA
- the rplY gene encoding 50S ribosomal protein L25, whose amino-acid sequence MELTFECTKRTSDLNPRAMRREGLLPAALYGHDGVNSVDLMLNMKDAELLVRKVKGKRTPVQLNVTDMPWSGTVFVQEVQSHPWRGSLYHVSFFASEE is encoded by the coding sequence ATGGAACTTACGTTTGAATGTACAAAGCGCACCTCTGATCTCAATCCTCGGGCGATGCGTCGGGAAGGACTTCTCCCCGCAGCTCTCTACGGTCACGATGGTGTGAACTCCGTTGATTTGATGCTGAACATGAAAGATGCTGAACTGCTGGTTCGCAAGGTGAAGGGGAAGCGGACTCCCGTTCAGCTCAATGTGACGGACATGCCTTGGAGCGGTACGGTGTTTGTCCAAGAAGTGCAGTCCCATCCTTGGCGGGGATCGCTCTACCACGTCAGCTTCTTTGCCAGCGAAGAATAG
- a CDS encoding ABC transporter permease, whose translation MTSTPSVRQQLQPAFQWLLNILQDETTLYVIKRVLQAVLTLFLASALSFFIIQLAPGNYLDTLRQNPQISQETLQDLEQRFGLDKPAIQQYFQWLGQIITRGDFGISFAYQRPVSSILAERIPATLLLSLSSFFITWAIAIPLGIMAAIQQNQWSDRLLRTLSYIGQGFPTLITGLLLLFFAQFTSPLFPVGGMTSIDHADLSWLGRILDLVWHLILPTIALSVAGFAGLQRITRGELLDVLRQDYIQTARAKGLPEGRVIYVHALRNAVNPLITLLGFEFSSLLSGAFITETFFNWPGLGRLTLDAVRSQDLYLVMASLMMAAVMLIIGNLLADLALKFVDPRIQLSAMK comes from the coding sequence ATGACCTCCACTCCCTCCGTCCGCCAGCAGCTTCAGCCTGCCTTTCAGTGGCTGCTCAATATCTTGCAAGATGAAACCACCCTCTATGTGATCAAGCGGGTGCTGCAAGCCGTCCTGACCCTGTTTTTGGCATCAGCTCTAAGCTTTTTCATCATCCAGCTCGCCCCAGGCAACTATCTAGACACCCTGCGCCAAAATCCGCAGATTTCCCAGGAAACGCTGCAAGACCTAGAGCAGCGGTTTGGGCTCGATAAGCCTGCCATCCAGCAATACTTTCAGTGGCTAGGGCAAATTATCACCCGAGGCGATTTTGGCATTAGCTTTGCCTACCAGCGCCCCGTCAGCTCTATTTTGGCAGAGCGCATCCCCGCCACCCTGCTCCTCTCCCTTTCCTCATTTTTCATCACCTGGGCGATCGCCATTCCCCTAGGCATCATGGCAGCCATCCAGCAAAACCAGTGGAGCGATCGCCTGCTGCGCACCCTCAGCTACATTGGCCAGGGCTTTCCGACGCTGATCACCGGTCTACTGCTGCTGTTTTTCGCCCAATTCACCTCGCCCCTCTTTCCCGTCGGCGGCATGACCAGCATCGACCATGCCGATCTATCGTGGCTGGGTCGCATCCTAGATTTGGTCTGGCATTTAATTCTGCCCACCATTGCCCTCAGCGTCGCTGGTTTTGCAGGTCTGCAGCGGATTACCCGAGGAGAACTGCTGGACGTCTTACGGCAAGACTATATCCAAACGGCGCGGGCCAAGGGACTGCCCGAAGGTCGGGTGATCTACGTCCATGCCCTTCGCAACGCCGTCAACCCCCTGATTACCCTGTTAGGGTTTGAATTTTCCAGCCTGCTGAGCGGAGCCTTCATCACCGAAACCTTTTTCAACTGGCCGGGTCTAGGACGGCTTACCCTCGATGCCGTGCGATCGCAGGATCTATATTTGGTGATGGCTAGTCTGATGATGGCGGCGGTCATGCTGATTATTGGCAACCTGCTGGCAGACCTAGCCCTCAAGTTTGTTGATCCCCGCATTCAGCTAAGCGCCATGAAATAA
- a CDS encoding adenine phosphoribosyltransferase, with amino-acid sequence MDLKALIRDIPDFPKPGILFRDITTLLRDPDGLRHTIKTLADHYADLEIDYILGMESRGFIFGVPLAVQLGVGFIPVRKPGKLPAAVHSVEYDLEYGTDRLEMHQDALPKGCRILIVDDLIATGGTAAATVDLVAAAGAQLAGFGFIVELTDLGGRDRLPNVPIVSLVQY; translated from the coding sequence ATGGATCTGAAAGCGCTGATACGAGACATTCCCGACTTCCCGAAGCCCGGCATCCTCTTTCGAGACATTACCACCCTCTTGCGAGATCCCGATGGTCTGCGCCATACCATCAAAACCTTAGCCGACCACTACGCTGATTTAGAGATTGACTACATCCTCGGCATGGAATCGCGGGGATTCATTTTCGGCGTTCCCCTAGCCGTCCAGCTTGGCGTAGGATTTATTCCCGTGCGGAAACCCGGTAAACTGCCTGCCGCCGTTCATTCCGTAGAGTACGACTTGGAATATGGCACCGATCGCTTAGAGATGCACCAAGATGCCCTGCCCAAGGGCTGTCGAATTTTGATTGTGGATGACCTCATTGCTACCGGCGGCACGGCGGCCGCAACGGTCGATCTCGTCGCAGCGGCGGGTGCCCAGCTTGCTGGATTTGGCTTCATTGTTGAACTAACAGACCTCGGCGGGCGCGATCGCTTACCGAATGTGCCAATCGTGTCGCTTGTGCAATACTAG